CTATTTGAAACTTTCTCCCATATTTCGGGATCATTGGTTCTTCTTCTTAAATGGGCAATAAAGTGATAACCTAACACATAGTGATTGGGCACATAGTCTTTGTATGATCTCAGGTGTTGTTTATGGTAGTTAAACCGCTTACCTTCAAGCAAATTGGCCCTGAATACTCTGTTAAATGATGGTATCCTGCCTCTCCCACTGTGGGTGAAACTTGTTTCTATGGCTGTGGCATCACCCTCCCAAAACCAGGGAGGTGCAGCTGAAAATGCCATGCCTGCCTGTGTATTTTCCCCGAAAAGGTAATAGAAAAATTTATTCCACCCGGTCTTGCTTTGCTCAAACTGTACAATGTGGCGGTATTCGTGAACGGCAAGCAGATCCAACCAGCGGTTTGTGCCTGTAAAGTTATAATCTTGTGGTGGCATACTATAGAACTCCGACCGCCTTGGACCAAGGGTAACAAAACCATTGGAAATGGAGTTTTGATTTTGCAGGATCATTGAAATTTTCGGAGGAACTGTTTCCCCCATCGTCTCTGATTCGGCAGCTCTCAAATGCTCCAGTGTATTTGCTATTCGATGCGCCTCCCTACTGAATCCCTCAGGAAAAATGATACGAAATCCGGGTGTATTGATCTGCCTCCACTTCAGGGCCGGCGGATTGTTATTCAAAATCCTCTCCTGACCATATGAAACAAAAGTGGTAATGGCCAAAATAAAGAAACATAAATACTTTTGCATAAACTAGCCTATTCTCCGCCCCTAAAATAGACATATTTTAAGAAAAGAAGTATTTATGATGATAAAGGTGACTAGTGTAAGTTGGGCAATAATACCATAAATGACGTACCTATCTTTTTTTCGCTGTCAAGCTCTATTTTTCCTCTCAGTTTCTGGACTATGTTTTTGGTAACATACAGGCCCAATCCTGATCCGGTGGAAAGCTCCTCTCCACGAAAGAACATATCATAAACACGCTTTTGAAATGCTTTGTCGATGCCTACACCGTTGTCACTAACTTTTAGTTTGCATTCGTATTCATTGCTCTCAACCGCAATTTTAATCCAGGATCCCTCGGCTTTATGAAGGTCTCGAAATGTAATAGCATTGGAAATGAGGTTATTGATAACTATTTTAACCCTTTCTTTATCCGAATAGAATATTGCTTTTTGGTCAAGATTAATTTGTATATCGATTTCATCATACCCGTTTTTGTAGGTAGTTACAGCATCATTGATCAACCCTTCAAAATCGATTCGCTCTCTGACAACTCTCAGGTTCTCATTTTTAGAAATATCGGCAATATCTCTGATCACTTTTTCCTGTTTACGTATAGTGCCTTCTATCATTTTAAAATAAGGCACCTGCTCAGGAGTAGCTGTTCTGGACACCAGGTTGGTTATACCTAAAATTGTGGCAATTGGCGCCTTAAGATCATGGCTGGTCCGGTAGATTAGCTCCTCCATTTCATTATTGAGCTTTTCTATCTTTAGTTGTCGCTCCAGAAGCAATCCCTTTGCGGTACGTTGCTTTAGCTGGTGGTATACAAAAATAAAGACGGAGATCAACAATAAAATAATCACACCACCTACCAACAGGTACAGCCAGGCTTTCTGCTCTTCGATCCTTGCCAGATTAATCAGGTTTTCCTGTTCTTTTTCAAAAAGTACTTCCTGTTTCTCCTTATCGTATTGATATTGCATTTCCAGCCGGGCCAATTCACTAACTCTCAGGCTCTTATTTATATCATCGCTTAGTTCTTTAAAATACTGATAATAAACCAGAGCCTGCTCGTAGTTGCCCTTTGACTGATAAATACGGCTCAACAGCTCCGCAGCTTCAGACTCATTAGAGATACTTCCAACTGTACGACCTTGCTCCACCCCCTTCTTAAGGTGGGCAATGGCTGAATTACTATCATTCATTTTAAAGTAGGTAATACCTATGCTATTACTAATAATAGCCTCCGCACGTTTATTGTCAATCTCTTCAAGTAATTTTTGAGCTATAAAGTAATTTTTCAGTGCCCGTTCGTAATGTCCTTGTCTGTAATAAAGCTCACCCAGAGAATGGATTGCTCTGGCCTGTGAGTTGACATCGTGCTCTTCAACAGCAAGACCCCGGGATAAGTGGAAGTATACTTCGGCTGAATCGTAACGGTCAAAATCTCTGTAGAGTTTTCCCATTTGATTGTATACCACCGCAAGTTTTGAAAAATTATCGGATCCAGAGGCCAGCTTTTGAGCTCTTTCATAATAAAAAACAGCTTCTTCGAAATTCCTTAGGATGCCATACGTGCTTCCCAGTGATATATATGAATCTATCATACCCGGCTCATAATTGATCCTTTGGCTTAATTCCAAACTTTCCAGGTGTTCCTCCAGATATTTATCATATTCCCCTATACCCCAAAAAATTATACCTCGCTCATTAATTGCCCTGATCATACCTTTAAAATCCTTAAGCGACTCATACTCTGCCATGCTTTTTTCAAGATGCTCAAGGGCTTCCCTGTATTGATTTTGCCTGCCAAGTACAGCACCCATAATCAATTGAGATAATGCACCTCCTTCTCTGTAGTTGAGTTTATCTGATAGAGAGTCGGCCGTCATTGCCAAAGCTAATGCATCACTAAGCTGGTAAGAATCTGAGTATTGTATAGCCAGATTATTCAACGAATCTATTGTATCAGCTTCCGCAGAAAGATGCCCTCCAAGCAAGCTTGTACTCAGAAGAAAAAAGAAACTACAAAAGGTGCTATTCAGATAAGTCATGAAAAGTCTTGTCTAAATACAAATCTTCAAATAATAACCTTTATTAAAAAGGTGTTTGAGCGAATTCTGAATAAGAAATATTGGGGATTTCTACCTTAAAGGTTGAGCCCGACTCACCCGAAGAGGAGAGAACTACATTACCTTTCAATTTAGTAGCTGTGATCAATGCCAGGTAAAGCCCTAATCCTGAACCCTTTGAGGTTTCAGCTCCCCTGAAAAACATTTCAAATATGCTTTTAGACACCTCAGGCTCTATCCCTATACCATTGTCTTCCAGTGTAATGATGGTTTTTTCTCTGACTGACTCTACGGTCACCTTTACCGAAGGGGTTTTGCTGTTATTATACCTGATGGCGTTATCAACAATGGGTATGAGAATTTTTGTAAGCAGATAGTAATCGGAATAAAAGGGACTCCCTAGTTTAAAGTTAAAATTCCACTTTATGCCTCTTTTTGCTGAATCCTCTTCAAATGTCGTCAGCACATCCTGAAGAAGTACATGGAAATCGATTTTCTCTATTTTTACTTCAGTGGAGCCAATTAATGCAAGGTGATTAATATCCTTCATCAATAATTGCTGACGGGTCATAGTTTCTTCGATAAGATCAAGATATTCTTTCTGATTCGCGGCTTCGTCCTTCTTTAAAAGATTAATGAGCCCAAGTACTGTTGATATTGGCGCTCTAAGATCATGAGAGGTGCGGTATAGCAGCCTGTCATATTCATAACTGACCCTCTTCAGGCGTGTGTGCTCATCAAGCGAGCTCTGAGAAATTTTTATAATAGCGCTGGCCATTGAAGGGTTTTGTGCACTTTTGTGCAGTTTAACAGAAACCGGTGCAAGGCCTCCATCTTTGGAAATCAGGTTACACTC
This region of Fulvivirga ulvae genomic DNA includes:
- a CDS encoding tetratricopeptide repeat protein produces the protein MTYLNSTFCSFFFLLSTSLLGGHLSAEADTIDSLNNLAIQYSDSYQLSDALALAMTADSLSDKLNYREGGALSQLIMGAVLGRQNQYREALEHLEKSMAEYESLKDFKGMIRAINERGIIFWGIGEYDKYLEEHLESLELSQRINYEPGMIDSYISLGSTYGILRNFEEAVFYYERAQKLASGSDNFSKLAVVYNQMGKLYRDFDRYDSAEVYFHLSRGLAVEEHDVNSQARAIHSLGELYYRQGHYERALKNYFIAQKLLEEIDNKRAEAIISNSIGITYFKMNDSNSAIAHLKKGVEQGRTVGSISNESEAAELLSRIYQSKGNYEQALVYYQYFKELSDDINKSLRVSELARLEMQYQYDKEKQEVLFEKEQENLINLARIEEQKAWLYLLVGGVIILLLISVFIFVYHQLKQRTAKGLLLERQLKIEKLNNEMEELIYRTSHDLKAPIATILGITNLVSRTATPEQVPYFKMIEGTIRKQEKVIRDIADISKNENLRVVRERIDFEGLINDAVTTYKNGYDEIDIQINLDQKAIFYSDKERVKIVINNLISNAITFRDLHKAEGSWIKIAVESNEYECKLKVSDNGVGIDKAFQKRVYDMFFRGEELSTGSGLGLYVTKNIVQKLRGKIELDSEKKIGTSFMVLLPNLH
- a CDS encoding sensor histidine kinase codes for the protein MMQLISVNQKKTRNTHLCEDCSIVLGHSNEAFMWIDQNGRIDFANQVVARLSQYATNELKGMSLFELAQDISPSLWSKYWENVKLTGQMEIECNLISKDGGLAPVSVKLHKSAQNPSMASAIIKISQSSLDEHTRLKRVSYEYDRLLYRTSHDLRAPISTVLGLINLLKKDEAANQKEYLDLIEETMTRQQLLMKDINHLALIGSTEVKIEKIDFHVLLQDVLTTFEEDSAKRGIKWNFNFKLGSPFYSDYYLLTKILIPIVDNAIRYNNSKTPSVKVTVESVREKTIITLEDNGIGIEPEVSKSIFEMFFRGAETSKGSGLGLYLALITATKLKGNVVLSSSGESGSTFKVEIPNISYSEFAQTPF